From Spirosoma aerolatum, one genomic window encodes:
- a CDS encoding LOG family protein: MIPTETPPQARSDQHRIRPLVTNALTQALDGPKDRRSELRFIVQVGWQFLKGLRTLHFVGPCVTVFGSARFQEDHPYYSLARQVGRAIRELGFTVMTGGGPGLMEAANRGAYEAGGRSVGCNIRLPFEQRPNPYLHTGVTIDFFFVRKVLLLKYSYAFVVMPGGWGTMDELFETLTLVQTGVIHRFPVVLMGRDYYQPLLEYMQAMIQAGTISQNDLQYVCLTDDVAEAQRHIQTYVQQNYKVVKRRKPLWWLLERV; encoded by the coding sequence ATGATACCAACCGAAACCCCTCCCCAGGCTCGCTCTGATCAGCACCGTATTCGACCGCTGGTGACGAATGCACTCACTCAGGCGCTCGATGGGCCCAAAGATCGCCGGTCGGAACTCCGGTTTATTGTCCAGGTTGGCTGGCAGTTTTTGAAAGGGCTACGGACGCTGCACTTTGTGGGGCCATGTGTTACGGTCTTTGGGTCAGCACGTTTTCAGGAGGACCACCCCTATTATAGCCTGGCGCGCCAGGTTGGTCGAGCCATTCGGGAGCTTGGCTTTACGGTGATGACGGGTGGTGGACCAGGGCTGATGGAGGCAGCTAATCGGGGTGCGTATGAGGCTGGTGGCCGGTCGGTTGGGTGCAACATCCGGCTGCCATTTGAGCAGCGGCCCAATCCCTATTTGCACACCGGCGTTACGATCGACTTCTTTTTTGTACGGAAGGTTCTCCTGCTGAAGTATTCCTACGCTTTTGTGGTAATGCCTGGTGGCTGGGGAACGATGGATGAGCTATTTGAAACGCTGACGCTCGTACAAACCGGCGTAATTCACCGGTTTCCGGTGGTTTTGATGGGCCGCGACTATTATCAGCCTTTGCTGGAGTATATGCAGGCTATGATTCAGGCGGGAACGATCAGTCAGAACGATTTACAGTATGTCTGTTTAACCGACGATGTAGCGGAAGCCCAGCGGCATATTCAGACGTATGTTCAGCAAAACTATAAGGTTGTTAAACGGCGCAAGCCTTTATGGTGGTTGCTGGAACGGGTGTGA
- a CDS encoding pyridoxamine 5'-phosphate oxidase family protein, producing the protein MLHNLSPEVTDFVLRNQFFGRIGCYADGQVLVLPVSYLYDGQAIYGQTREGTKTHLLRQNPKVCFEVDEMTTPTCWRSVVIQGEYEELEGDERMYVAQRLGPGRVAPRIYTQEVVAEPVIEKPMIVYRIRILSKTGRSETKE; encoded by the coding sequence ATGTTACACAATTTATCGCCAGAAGTGACCGATTTTGTCTTGCGTAATCAGTTCTTTGGACGCATTGGCTGCTATGCTGATGGGCAGGTATTGGTTTTGCCGGTTTCCTATCTCTACGATGGGCAGGCCATTTATGGCCAAACGCGGGAAGGAACTAAAACGCATCTGCTTCGGCAAAATCCGAAAGTATGTTTTGAAGTGGATGAAATGACTACACCAACCTGCTGGCGAAGTGTGGTAATACAGGGGGAATACGAGGAATTGGAAGGTGATGAGCGGATGTATGTAGCGCAACGCCTGGGGCCTGGGCGGGTCGCCCCACGCATATATACTCAGGAAGTGGTCGCTGAGCCGGTTATCGAGAAACCCATGATTGTGTATCGGATTCGGATTCTGAGTAAGACGGGGCGTAGTGAAACAAAAGAGTAG
- a CDS encoding universal stress protein, which yields MNTIVVPSDLSTETDVALSVAVDIARTSGATIQLIHSVVYPLPVPAYAEAATIAVNRTLEECQAIEQAARTTLERLAANEKYKGVTIVPVLLTNGEGLVHNITEQSADLIVMTSEGATGLEEWLIGSNAEAIVRYAKCPVLIVKEPIAHFQPETIVCGIDIDDRLKVAQHYPFQMGKQGLHQFLYVTTPLDNHVPEGVHDWVSEFARSQNIAGFDFAVRQARNIPDGIINYADEVNADLIVLFTHGYKGLRHLLSGSVAEDVLNHSKKPVLVMRV from the coding sequence ATGAACACGATTGTTGTCCCATCCGATTTAAGTACGGAAACCGATGTCGCCTTGTCTGTAGCTGTGGATATTGCCCGAACGTCCGGGGCCACCATACAGCTCATTCATTCGGTTGTATACCCGTTGCCCGTACCTGCCTATGCCGAAGCGGCCACCATTGCCGTAAATCGTACGCTGGAGGAGTGTCAGGCCATTGAGCAGGCAGCCAGAACTACACTAGAGCGCCTGGCTGCCAACGAAAAATACAAAGGTGTTACTATTGTGCCCGTCCTACTAACCAATGGCGAGGGTCTGGTTCATAACATTACTGAGCAGTCGGCCGACCTGATTGTGATGACGTCGGAAGGAGCAACAGGCCTGGAAGAGTGGCTGATTGGCTCCAACGCCGAAGCCATTGTCCGGTATGCCAAATGCCCGGTATTGATTGTAAAGGAACCCATTGCTCATTTCCAGCCCGAGACCATTGTTTGCGGCATCGACATCGACGACCGACTGAAAGTAGCGCAGCATTACCCGTTCCAGATGGGGAAACAGGGCTTGCATCAATTTCTGTATGTGACTACGCCTTTGGATAATCATGTACCGGAGGGGGTACATGACTGGGTCAGTGAATTTGCCCGCTCACAGAACATTGCCGGGTTCGATTTTGCCGTTCGACAGGCCCGAAACATCCCCGACGGAATCATCAACTATGCCGATGAGGTCAATGCCGATCTGATCGTTCTGTTCACTCACGGGTATAAAGGGCTTCGGCATTTGCTATCGGGTAGTGTAGCGGAAGATGTGCTCAACCACTCAAAAAAGCCGGTACTGGTCATGCGTGTCTGA
- a CDS encoding rhodanese-like domain-containing protein yields MINLLKSVFGGSGNTQLKEVLEQGAVIVDVRSAGEFAGGHAKGAVNIPLDQLETKLNKIKGYQKPVVVCCASGMRSARAKAFLASHGVANVHDAGSWRNLE; encoded by the coding sequence ATGATAAATTTATTAAAATCAGTATTTGGCGGTTCGGGGAATACGCAGCTCAAAGAAGTCCTGGAACAGGGTGCCGTTATTGTCGATGTTCGTTCGGCGGGGGAGTTTGCCGGAGGTCATGCCAAAGGGGCCGTAAACATCCCACTAGACCAGCTTGAGACGAAACTAAACAAGATCAAAGGCTATCAGAAACCGGTTGTGGTCTGCTGTGCTTCGGGTATGCGGAGTGCCCGCGCCAAAGCGTTCTTAGCCAGTCACGGCGTAGCCAATGTACACGATGCCGGTAGCTGGCGAAATCTGGAATAG